The following is a genomic window from Miscanthus floridulus cultivar M001 chromosome 14, ASM1932011v1, whole genome shotgun sequence.
TATTTCAGGGAAAAGCTAGGAGGATTGGAGAGCCTAGCTAGACCACGAGGCTAAGGGAATATTTAACTGAAATTGATTGGTCTCTAAACTGTGCATTCAGGATTTCAGAGAGAGGCTCATGAAGTTAGCATTAGTGTATAGCATACCTTCTGTAGTATGTTGTTACACTACTCATGCATTGTTCTGTTTCTTGTGAAACTCATGTGAATTCCTGCCAGATGCTAAAATGAAGTGGTGCACAATATCAATATAGTAATAGAGTGTTTTGTTTTCCATGCTTTGATCAGAGTGAAGTGAAAATGGCTCGAATCTTGGTGATACAAACCTGTCAATGCAAACGAGCAGCAGAGGCACAGCACTGCAAGTGCAAGTACCCAAGGCAGGCAGCAGCAAGCAGTACAGTACAAGAAAGCATGTGCACCTGAGTTAGCAAACTTCCAGCCTGCAGCTTTTGTCAGCACATTGTCCCTTCCAACACATCTGCTGCTGATGCCGTTGCCATCATTGTGTGTGATCCGTGTACCGTAGGGTCGGTGTGGGCCCGgggggaggaggagcagggccGGGTAGGGctcatctctctttctctttctttgaTGTGATATCGTCTTGCATAGGCTTGGGTTGGGCCAGCTCGCTTTATTCCCTCACACCTCCTACATACAACCCTCCCCTCCCGGACAGGGGAAGAGAGGTGGCTAGGCTGCATTGGAGTTTGCAAAAGCAGGTCTCTCAAAGCACACAGATTCCCTCTGATGGCGACTGCAGCTGCATCACTCACCGCATGTTTTATTAACACATAATGATCTTTGCTTGATAGTAAATTTGATAGTTGCATGAATTTTATGTATCTTTGTCAAACTTCTAGTGAATTATACAAATGTGCCACCATAAaaacatgcatatatatgctCACAGAATGAAGAGAGACTTGCAGGGTAACTCATCACATATGTATACTTCATCTAATAGCTAGCTGAAAGGTGATTTCATTCCAGCAATCAATGATGTTAATTCTTGTTGTTTATGTAAGCAAAACCATCCATCTTTGCATCTGATGATCTCCTACCAAACATGAATGCATATGGCTCAAAGTAAGTGATGATTCTGTTGAGCCATCCCTGCCTGTCTACACCAAGCATACATACCTTTGCAATTAAGGGCCCAGTCAGTAGTCCAGTGTAGtactacacacacacacacgtcgGTCAGTGTGTGATGATCGACCAGCTACCTCTACCTGATTGGTGCGAGATCCGATCGACGCCATCATCGTCATTTGATGCCAAAAGCAATATTCCTCAATCGCCTGACCTCATCGAGTGCCCGGAATTTCATGCATGTCCCTTCCTTGATCCCGTCGACCATGCCACTTGTTTTttctatacatatatatacattcaagGAGTACTACTatataatatatgtatatatgcaaCATCTTTTCGAGTATATGCATCTTCTTTTCGAGTTTGGACTACCAGTTCGTCACCAGCAAGCACTGACATTGACTGCTTTTGCACTGGTTAGTTTATGTGCAGTTTTTACATTCTAGAGACTGTGCTGTGCATGAAAATGCATGTCATCCTCTCAGCTCGATCAAATCAAATGGAAGTACGGAGTACTACTTGTTCTACAGTATTCTAGTACATAGCTTATCCATTAATATACTGGTGAATGTACCAGCATTATCTGAAGAGTAAGACATGCAAATCTTGGCAGCACACTCCCCACATAAAGTGTTCCCATGTCTCATGCATTCTCTATGTGATATTGTGGTCTCTCTCTCTAGCTTTCTCTCTCGATCGtttacacacatgcacacaccgGCCATCTCTCTGACTAGAAACGGGTAATTGGTTCTTGCTTTCTATAGGCACAGCAAGTGGCAGAGGGATCATGCAGCCTTATTAAAGCTccatttggcacggctcatccaaaacggcttcaccggtgaagccaaagccggtgaagccagaaaaactggtttttcccggcttctagttcattttaaccccagcttacaaaacggcttcacgctacagtaccACCTGCTGCAGTAAAGCCGAAGCCGAAGCCGAAGCCTCTTTGGCTACagtaaaatagatgaagccgaagccggcataagccgtgccaaagaggccctaactAGTACTAATAAGATGCCATTCCTGACGTTATGCATGTCGTCTGACGGATTATATTGTTTAAtctgggccatgtttagattgcaaaatatttcaacccgatgaatagtagcactttcgtcttatttggtaaatattgtccaatcgtggaccaactaagctcaaaagattcatctcgtgatttccaactaaactgtgcagttagttattttttttacctacatttaatgctccatgcaagcggctaaaaattgatgtgatggagagagagtgaaaaaacttggaatttggaggtgatccaAACAAGGCCCTGATTGGATTGAGAAGTGAGATCACAGTACTAGTCATCATCACCAACATCAAGAAAGGATTACAGGGGACATAGATAACTGCACAGCGAAGATCACGAGGAACAGGAGGGGCATCATAGCTAGTTTATTGGGATCTTAGGCATAAACATTAATTAGCTGCTAATCATGTGATCCGAAGCTACATACCACCTGCTGCAATAGCAACTCGAGCAGAGTACCTTAATTGTTGGCCAGATCATTGGAGGCACTCTACTTGTGTATTTATACTAGCAAGAGAATCTAGAATGCTAGTTATATGATTAAATATTCAAATTAAAACATAACAATGGTATCTTTGATGGATTCTGCAGAAAACACAATGAGTTGTTAACTTATGGTAACCTCAAAATTCTTTGATTCACTATAGCTTTTTTTAAATAAGGTTGCAGATGAGTGTACAAGATTTATTTCACACTATTACCTTTTGTAAAAACATCTTTATTGGAAAATAAAACCTTTTGTAAAACATTAGTGCAATTGAAAATTTTAGTTTCTTTGTCATCTAAAAATTTTGCTTGTTCAACTTGTTAACTTTGCATGAGCTGGCTATTCAGAAAATATCTTTGATTTAACACCAAATCGATTGTGAATACATAAGTTTGTCTGGTCGGTGAGAAAATCTAATCTTACTAGTTTCAGTGTTCAATTTTCTCGGGAGAGTGGAACGAATAGTGCAGGAATCCCAAATTCCAAGAGCTAGTGTAACATGCgaatataggccccgttcggcttaccccatattcggcttgttcggcttgttttttcagtcggaacagtgtttttctctcacaacaattcagccagaacagtgttttcagccagtttcagccaagattcagaccaACGAACAGGGCCATAATCAAATTAAGACTGAATTAAGTTTGATAAAAAAAAAGGTATATGACTTGTAACAGCCAAATTCTCAAACTTAAACGTGAGGAAATACTCATTCATGTTCATACAAGTTATCGGACTTTAAGGGAATTCATGAGTTTCAAGAGGTGGAAGAACAAATTTCATCAAATTGAGACTTGATTTCCATGAATATGACATCTAAAGTAGTGTCTTAACCACGgagatatcatcatgttgatcaaAATTTGAAAGAGTGGACTTAGCCATACTTATCCATTCATTAATGTTCAACAAcaaacttagggcctgtttggatgatgCAGTTTCACAAAAATGTGGTATTATAAAATTACCGTTTTAAAAGCCAATGACACAGAAAACCCTGGTTTAGAAAAAAGAGGTCATGAGTAAAGTTTTTAAAACTCCAAAAGACTATAATTTTGATAATCAAACGTGGTATCACAAAATACGAGGTTTGTTGTATCCAAACATCCAGTAGCTTTCGAATCCAATACTCTAGAAATATTTTGCATCCAAATGGGGCCTTAGCCATTCATAGCCATTCATTAACGTATCCACAACATTTCAATCATAATGGAAACATCCAAACACACATCTGAAATTTAGAGCTCGATTGTACTAGTACAACTAAGCCCACCAAGTTCTCATGTAATTAAACATAGTATAGTTAAGTAACCTGACACATATCACCTCCATGAGTTAACACATGCACTTCCCACTACATGCAAAACTACCAACTACACGACATTAACCAGCTCGAAACTCAAAAGAAAAAAACATGTAAAAATCCCAACACAACATCGATCACCAGCCTAATTGAAGAAGACGACTCCAATTAAGTTCCAACCACATAAACCCTAGAGATAATTGAGGGTGAGCTAGTTCAGCTTCATCAGCatccatccatgcatgcatggccccAATCATGCATCCTCAGCTGGACCTGGACGGCCACATGCAACTCACAACACATTCCCCGACGACGACGAGCTGAAGCCCGACAAGAACTCCGCCGGCCACCCACTGCCACCGCCGGTGCTGCCAGGCCAGTACGACTGCTCATGGTGCGCTGCGACGGCACCTCCGCCGTTGCTGCTGTGTTCTTCCATCTTCACCGCCGCGAGCTGCGCGAGCAGCCCCGAGGCGACGACGCCCCTCGGGAACCCGTCTGCGAGGACGCCGGTACCGTCGTCGGCGAAATGGTAGCCTTGCAGGCCAGCCTGCTGCAGGAACTGCGGCTGCATCTGGAGCGGGAGGTAGTGGTGGTAGCCCTCCAGCGAGGCCTCCAGCGCTGCGGCGGCCGCTGCGGGCGGGAGGCCGAGGTGGGGCAGCTGCGCCTGCATGCTGGCGATGGCCTCGgccaccgccatggccgcgcTCGTGgtagtggcggtggtggtggtggccgtggtggaagtggaggtggtggaggatgaCGAGGTGGCCGCCgtggcgcccgcgccgccgccctggCCGCCGCGGGACGACTTCTTGCTGGAGCGCTTGGTGTTGCGCCTGCACCCGCCGCCGACGGGCACGTTGCGGAGCGCGCCGCCGCGGGTCCAGTAGCGGCGGCACGCCTTGCAGAAGTGGCGCGGCTGCGAGAGCGAGTAGTTGTTGAAGTAGCAGAACTTGGTGTTGGTGGAGTCGCAGCGCGGGCAGCGGAGCATGCCGGGCTCCGGGAGCGGCACGCGCGCGAGCCGGGCGCGCTCGGACATCGACACGACGGGACGAGGCtgcgccgcccccgcccccgctccCACCGCGGCCTGCACCGAGGTGGACGAGCCGCCTCCCGCCGGAGCCCTCGCCGCCGTGTCAGCAGGACCTCCCGGCAGCGGCGCCAGGCCGGACGGCGGTGGCATGAGGTGGTGGTGgtcgctgccaccgccgccgcccaggAGACACTGGAGTGGTGGCTGCTGCTGCATCTGCATCTGTATGTATGGATGTATGGCGAATCAATTAATAAAGACTGGAATTCAAAGCACGGTATATTCAAGAACATGCCTAGAATAATGATGCCCTTCTTTTTGTGTCTAAGCTCAATCAGGAATGAACAAAGGCAGTAAACAAACTTGTGAATTACAAATTTGCGATCAATCAAAAAAGGTTTGTTCATATTGGGAAAAAAACTAGGATTCATCCTCAAATAATAAGAAGGAAACAGAGGCAAAGAAACCAGTTCCTCATGTTTGTGCACACATATAAGATGAAATTAAAAGTAAGGAAGAGCAATAGGATAGATCAATTACCTGGCCCCAACTGGGAGGGTCTAGGAAGATCGGGAGCGAGGAGAACACCATGATGATCTTGATCGATGTGGCACGCACCGGTGGCGAAGAACTAGTTGCCCTCTTTCGTTCCTTTCAGTGACCGTGACTTTGTGAGGGACAACGGAAGGAGAAGAAGAGTGTGAGGAGATGGAAACCACAACTTTCCTTTGCCCTGCCCTCAAGTGGTGCCTTTTATAATTTATGTGGCCTTCCTTAGCTGCTAAGAGAGAACGATCGAGCTGGACGGAGCTACCTGCAGCTAAGAACAGTGCTCCAAGACAGCAAGAGACAGTagtagagatagagagagagaggggcagAGAGGGTGCTGATGAGGatagctagagagagagagagctactaGTGGGGATGGCTGGATGGATGTGTCATGGGTCATGAGAGAGAGCAAAAGGTGATGGCTCAAAAAAGGAGATGGCCATAGCAAACCCTAGGTAGCAGCTAACAGTAGGACAGAGAGAGAAGAATGGAGAGCTCAATCAGTGTGCAgctaggaggagaggaggaggagacatgGACGGCGCCACAAGAGAAAGCCGAGGAGGCCGGCCGGGCTCCAGCACGCAATGgaaaatggggatcgatcggaCGCGAGAAGGCGAGATGAGAATTGAAGGCCCTCTGCTGGTGCTGCTGCCCCGTATTTATACACCACCAAAAAGCCAAAATAAAGCGAAAGCGAGCTGGTCTGCTCTTGGTGCCTGCCTGACTGCCTGAGCTTGGCGACCCAAGTGGTTCGTTCGCTGGGGCCCACACCCAGCTGGTAGAATTATTTTTGTGTTCTTATACGTGTGTACGGACGTACTCATCTGCTTAATTACgtattatatatgcagaatgggTTTGGTTAGTCATGCAAAGGATTGTGAATTGGGATAGCTTACATGTTATACTGATGAGCAGTGGCTGAGACGATGCGAACGTGACGGATATTTTCGATATCCATCTGTCTGAAAAGGGTTTAAATACTAAGCATTGCCGTATATAAATCCATCCAAATTTGAACACTTACCGTCGgatttatagaacatatatatcaAATAGATATTAATATTCGATGCATCTAGCACTATCCGAATCTGGGAACAATCACCTCTCGGTATTGCTAATATCCATTCACAcgagtagagaaacgacctttgatcccaccTCGAAATTTGGTTTTAGTtctggtatttttcgcgcccggaagTAGacagacttttagtcccggtttgtagcttcaaccgggactaaaggtccctgcccaacggctactctggtaggcttttgctgcaggggaccttt
Proteins encoded in this region:
- the LOC136504913 gene encoding dof zinc finger protein DOF5.1-like, which encodes MVFSSLPIFLDPPSWGQMQMQQQPPLQCLLGGGGGSDHHHLMPPPSGLAPLPGGPADTAARAPAGGGSSTSVQAAVGAGAGAAQPRPVVSMSERARLARVPLPEPGMLRCPRCDSTNTKFCYFNNYSLSQPRHFCKACRRYWTRGGALRNVPVGGGCRRNTKRSSKKSSRGGQGGGAGATAATSSSSTTSTSTTATTTTATTTSAAMAVAEAIASMQAQLPHLGLPPAAAAAALEASLEGYHHYLPLQMQPQFLQQAGLQGYHFADDGTGVLADGFPRGVVASGLLAQLAAVKMEEHSSNGGGAVAAHHEQSYWPGSTGGGSGWPAEFLSGFSSSSSGNVL